The proteins below are encoded in one region of Balneolales bacterium ANBcel1:
- a CDS encoding super-infection exclusion protein B produces the protein MSDISLSTIKEWLKLKPRYLFSILLVSGVLIFSPETWLNELGLKSIVDSYRGWIGGVFLVSGILLLTNGLAFLFEPIQGSINDWRYTLVYSKQLKTLSSTEKKVLKKYFDQDTQSLQLGSMDGIAGGLVAKNILFRSSSLGTADAYFAYNIQPWAWVYLKKHPELLN, from the coding sequence ATGTCTGATATTTCGTTATCAACAATTAAAGAATGGTTAAAGCTTAAGCCACGATATTTGTTTTCAATATTGCTGGTATCTGGCGTTTTGATTTTTTCTCCTGAAACATGGCTTAATGAACTTGGATTAAAATCAATTGTCGATTCTTATAGAGGATGGATTGGAGGAGTTTTTTTAGTTTCTGGCATTTTACTACTAACCAATGGTTTAGCCTTTCTATTCGAACCAATACAGGGAAGTATCAATGATTGGCGATACACATTAGTTTACTCTAAACAACTAAAAACACTTTCTTCTACAGAGAAAAAAGTTTTAAAAAAATATTTCGATCAAGACACACAATCATTGCAGTTAGGTTCTATGGATGGAATAGCTGGGGGGTTGGTTGCAAAAAATATTTTATTTCGATCTTCAAGTCTGGGTACAGCCGATGCATATTTTGCTTACAACATACAACCCTGGGCTTGGGTTTATTTGAAAAAACATCCTGAATTACTAAACTAA